The Candidatus Binatus sp. DNA window TATCGGTGGGATTGCGGGTCAGGAGGTCCCATTTGACCGCCCGAGAGAGCGCTTGGCGTAGTACGCGGTGATGATGCAGGACGGTGCGCGGCGAAAGGCTGCCTCCCTTGCGCCGGCCAGTTTGCCGCGCTTTCGAGTAGTAGGCCTGAATCTCCAGAGCGGACAGCTTCACGAGTTCCACTTTTCCGAGAGCAGGCGAGAGATGCTTTTTAACAATCTCCTCATAACGTTCAAAAGTCCTCGGTGAGGTATGCTGTTTGGCCCAAGCTTCGAGCCATCGAGAGAGATATTCCTCGACGAGGATATCGCTCGGTGCGACGTAGTTTCCCTCTTCGACATTTGTCAACCGTGAATTGAGGATGCGCTGCGCCTCGCGCTTGCCGCAATCCGGAATCGTTTCCCAGCGCTGCCGCCGACGGCCGGTCTTCGGGTCGGGCCCGAGGTCGAAAATGAGCGTCCACGAGTCCTTGCCGCGCTTCTTGATATAGCCTTTCATCGGATTGACTAGCCTCCGCGCTGCGCACGTTTTTGAGCTCGCCATCGGCATTTCTTGGAACAGTAAAGGGACTGCGGCCGGCCACTCGAGACAAACGGTTTGTGGCATTCTGCGCATTCGCGTGCCTTGCCCTCAGGCAGGTCAGACAGGGCCATCATGGCGAGAGCTCCAAGAAGGGAAGATGACGACCAGCCCTGTCTAAGCCCGCGACCCTCCTGCAGGTACGGCACCGCCCTTACCGGCGCAAGAAGTCCGATGAGCGGATCGAGGCCCCTATATACCTGCATCAACTTGTCGCTTCCGGCTTTGTATCTCTTGATTCGCATTGCGGCGACGGCCCGATTGAGGCTGACCGCTTCCCACAAGAACGTACTCACAGGTTCTGCATAAGCGCGCCAGAACTCATCGGACAGCGGAAATGGGCATTCCAAGACTAGCCGCCCTTCCGAATCTCTTGCTTGCGGAAGCTCGGGGAAAAAGTCTGCAACAAATTCCAGGGAAGCAGATGCGAAAGTTCCGGTTGCAGTTTTCATCAACACGCCAGGGGGAAAGGCATCATCGTTAACCAGCGTTTCGGCAGTGTCCCAGTACCGTGGAGGCGCGCCGGTTCGGGAATACAGCACCTGCGTGACGAGTTGCTGCGGGGCAGGGGCAGGTTCGCCGAAGGTGCGATGAATTATCCTTCGCCAAAACTCAGCCGCCTCTTTGTCGCGCTTCTGGCGCGGCGTCAGCGCTATGAAGAATGCCTGATGTGGCAGAACACCTAACAGCCCGAATTTGCGGCACCAACCCAAAATCCTTTCGCTATGACGCGTGGCAATTTCGCTGATAGCGGCTTGATCGCGGGGCGGCCTGGAACGCGGATCAGTCCACCCGATCTCGTAGACCAGATTCAGCAGTTCTTGGTAGGGCGTTGGGCGATCTTGGTGAAGCGGCCGTGCCTTCTCCCACGCACTCCAGGGATCGTATTCCTCGCATCGTACGCCGGGCTTGGGCCTGACGTAGGTGAACCTACGAGCGTCCTGAAATAGCTCGTATTCGGAGAATCGCCACCATTTCGCGGTCATCAAAGATCGAGCCATCAACCTTCTCGCTTGTCCGCGCAAAGTCTGCATCTAGCACGGACATAAATAATGTGCGCGAAATATGTCCTGAATGCAAGGTGCCAGAAATCATACGGTGGCAGAGCGTTTGACATTGACGATCGATGAGGCTGCGCGAGCGCTCGGAATCGGCCGCAACTCGGCTTTCGCCGCTGCTCATCGCGGAGAAATTCCAATCATCAAGATCGGCCGGAGACTTCTCGTGCCGAAGGTGGCGTTCGAAAAAATGCTTGCTGAGGTCACTTCAGGGGCTAACGAGCAGGCTGAAGAGACTCGGCCTCCGGAGCGGCTCAAATGAGACAGTTCGCGCAATTGAGGCCGGGCCTTTGGACAGGTGCCACCGGCAAACGGATCCGCCGACTGGGTCCCGAGCTCCACGTCGTAGCGCCGTACTTAATCTCAGCTCCGGGCGCGGACGCGCTGGGGCTGTATTACCTGCCGCTGATAACGGCAGCACATAAAACAGGATTGCCGAGGAGCTGATGCTATGAGCGCGGCGGCGATCGTTTGGGCGTGGGAGCGGCGCGGGTTGGGTCTGCTGCCGAGGCTCGTCCTTCTCGCGCTCGCTGACTTCACGAATTCAAAATGCGACGTTACCGTTCCGGTCGTCGACCTCTACAAAGTGCTTTCGCAGATGACCGAGAGGTCGGCCGCCGAGGTCGAGTCCGCCTTACAGGAGCTTGCGGACCGGGCGCTTATCGAAGCAGCCCCGGAAGGCAGGGGCTATTCGCTGTTGGCTGATCCACGTCGGCTCAGTTACGGCTGCGGCACTCGAACCATAAATCAGCGGGGGAAAAATGAGCACTGATCTCCGCCTGGACGCAGGATGCTGCGATCACCCAAAGGTCATCAAACTGGTCAAACGGGCTGGAGAGGGCGCCTTTCGGTGCTGGATACGTTTGCTTGGGTGGACCGCGAATAATCGACCATCAAGTGGCGATCTTAGGGGACTCGACGATGAGGATATCGAGGAACTGGCCCGGTGGATTGGAGATTCTGGAGTGTTTGCGCCCGCCCTTCGAGAGTTGAAGCTTCTCGACGGCGGTCCTGGCAAATCAAGGGTACACGACTGGAAAGAGCACCAGCCGTATCTCGCGCATGCTGACGATCGGCACCAGCACGCGCACAAAGCGGCAGCAGCCCGCTGGAAGGGCAAATATGGCGAGACTATTGACGACGCCGCGACGAGCGATTCTGCGGGGATGCCGCGAGCAAACGGCGAGCATTCAATTAGCACTGCCGAGCGCAATGCCCCTGATCCTGATCCAGCTCCGTCTCCTTCTCCAAATCCTGATCCTTTACCGACTCCTTTACACGTGACCGAACAAGAGAGGGAGGGGCGCGCGCGCACGCCGGCGCGAGAGCGCAAAAGTTCCAACAACATTAGCAACAGAAAACTTGGACCCTGGCCTAAAGATTTCGCGCTCGATGCGGAGTTGAGATCGTTTGCCGCCGGGGCTGGTTGCGATGCCGAGGCAGAATTCGCGGCTTTCCATGACCACTGTCTCGCGACGGGGAAAGAATACGCAGACTACCGGCGGGCATTCA harbors:
- a CDS encoding helix-turn-helix domain-containing protein — its product is MQGARNHTVAERLTLTIDEAARALGIGRNSAFAAAHRGEIPIIKIGRRLLVPKVAFEKMLAEVTSGANEQAEETRPPERLK